A portion of the Streptomyces erythrochromogenes genome contains these proteins:
- a CDS encoding radical SAM/SPASM domain-containing protein: MTVLLQIGRRPPDPPPEGPAAPAPGPPPPSAEAKVFRSAHGAHLFVADGSRVYDLPEPLAARVERWTAAPDASLPDLARDLDLPLWSRPRIDGTPAEPPPLASLSLNVMQACNLSCGHCYADEGRFGGSARSMPRHTAHAAVDRLLAEAAPGADVVVGFMGGEPLLARDLVHDVVGYATRAGARTGHPVRFSVTTNLTTVRPEDARLFAAHPFTVTVSLDGDRAGHDALRRAPGGASAYDRLRAGLEVLARHGRPRRLSARVSVTPRTGRLLDVLDHGIGLGFDEVGFAAVVSAPDPAYEITARTFDGFLEQMVECGERALAELSAGRSYPFGNFLTALRELHRGTHRPYPCGAGAGYLSASAEGGLYACHRLVDDPAFAMGSVADGPDREARQRHLAAGHVDRAEPCRSCWARYLCGGGCYHEVSRRGRPGCDYIRGWLAFCLRAYVELSQASPEFFRLPPEPAATTAGATGLV, encoded by the coding sequence ATGACCGTACTGCTCCAGATCGGACGGCGGCCCCCGGATCCGCCACCGGAGGGGCCCGCCGCGCCGGCCCCCGGGCCGCCGCCCCCTTCCGCCGAGGCCAAGGTCTTCCGCAGCGCCCACGGCGCCCACCTGTTCGTGGCGGACGGCAGCCGCGTGTACGACCTGCCCGAGCCCCTCGCCGCCCGGGTGGAGCGGTGGACGGCCGCGCCGGACGCCTCGCTCCCGGACCTCGCCCGCGATCTGGACCTTCCGCTGTGGTCGCGGCCCCGGATCGACGGCACGCCCGCCGAGCCGCCCCCGCTGGCCTCGCTCTCCCTCAACGTGATGCAGGCGTGCAACCTGAGCTGCGGGCACTGCTACGCCGACGAGGGACGGTTCGGCGGATCCGCCCGCTCCATGCCGCGCCACACCGCCCACGCGGCGGTCGACCGGCTGCTGGCGGAGGCGGCTCCCGGGGCGGACGTGGTGGTCGGCTTCATGGGCGGCGAGCCGCTGCTCGCCCGGGACCTGGTCCACGACGTGGTCGGGTACGCGACGCGGGCCGGGGCCCGGACCGGCCACCCGGTCCGGTTCTCCGTCACCACCAATCTGACCACCGTGCGGCCCGAGGACGCCCGGTTGTTCGCCGCGCACCCGTTCACGGTCACCGTCAGTCTGGACGGGGACCGGGCCGGACACGACGCGCTGCGGCGCGCTCCGGGCGGCGCGAGCGCGTACGACCGGTTGCGGGCGGGTCTGGAGGTGCTCGCCCGGCACGGCCGCCCCCGCCGCCTGTCCGCCCGGGTCAGCGTGACCCCGCGTACCGGCCGCCTGCTGGACGTCCTGGACCACGGCATCGGGCTCGGCTTCGACGAGGTCGGCTTCGCCGCCGTGGTCAGCGCGCCCGACCCGGCGTACGAGATCACCGCGCGGACCTTCGACGGCTTCCTGGAACAGATGGTCGAGTGCGGGGAGCGCGCCCTGGCCGAGCTGTCGGCGGGCCGGAGCTACCCCTTCGGGAACTTCCTGACCGCCCTGCGGGAACTGCACCGGGGCACCCATCGTCCGTACCCGTGCGGCGCCGGCGCCGGGTACCTGAGCGCTTCCGCCGAGGGCGGCCTGTACGCCTGCCACCGGCTCGTCGACGATCCGGCCTTCGCGATGGGTTCGGTCGCCGACGGACCGGACCGGGAGGCCCGGCAGCGCCATCTGGCGGCGGGGCACGTCGACCGGGCGGAGCCGTGCCGCTCCTGCTGGGCCCGGTACCTGTGCGGCGGCGGCTGCTACCACGAGGTGAGCCGGCGCGGCCGGCCCGGCTGCGACTACATCCGCGGCTGGCTGGCCTTCTGCCTGCGGGCCTACGTCGAACTGTCCCAGGCCTCGCCCGAGTTCTTCCGGCTCCCCCCGGAGCCCGCCGCCACGACCGCCGGCGCCACCGGCCTCGTCTGA
- a CDS encoding chaplin, whose translation MSRVWKSAGLALVMGLAVIGGASSASADSVAEGYAVGSPGVLSGNVVQIPIHIPINVCGNSVNVIGALNPAAGNICINT comes from the coding sequence GTGTCGCGTGTTTGGAAGAGTGCGGGCCTCGCCCTGGTGATGGGCCTGGCGGTCATCGGCGGTGCGTCCTCGGCCTCGGCGGACTCCGTCGCGGAGGGCTACGCGGTCGGCTCGCCGGGCGTCCTCTCGGGCAACGTCGTCCAGATCCCGATCCACATTCCGATCAACGTGTGCGGGAACAGCGTCAATGTGATCGGCGCGCTCAACCCGGCCGCCGGCAACATCTGCATCAACACCTGA
- a CDS encoding carbonic anhydrase produces the protein MFSNPRTPPAAAQSRRALLRTAVAGTATAAGAGLALGSAAPASAASREAESTEPVTTPEQALRRLAAGNHRWRTRHQEHPHESASLRRRLVQGQHPFAVVLGCVDSRVSPELVFDQGLGDLLTVRSAGEVLDEAVLGSIAYGVLELHVPLVLVLAHQSCGAVAAAVHADETGEPLPAHVQYLAEQIRPSIDRGQEGDARVDATINAHVLGVRRRLAAEPDLAGKVATGGLAVVAARYELRDQRVRTLS, from the coding sequence ATGTTTTCGAACCCGCGAACTCCCCCAGCAGCGGCGCAGAGTCGACGCGCCCTGCTGCGCACCGCCGTCGCCGGTACGGCCACCGCTGCCGGCGCGGGTCTGGCACTCGGTTCGGCCGCTCCCGCTTCCGCCGCCTCACGGGAGGCCGAGAGCACCGAACCCGTCACCACGCCCGAGCAGGCGCTGCGCCGGCTGGCCGCCGGCAACCACCGCTGGCGGACCCGGCACCAGGAACACCCGCACGAGTCCGCGTCCCTGCGCCGCCGGCTCGTCCAGGGCCAGCACCCGTTCGCGGTCGTGCTGGGCTGCGTCGACTCGCGCGTGTCGCCCGAACTGGTCTTCGACCAGGGGCTGGGAGATCTGCTGACCGTCCGGTCGGCGGGCGAGGTGCTGGACGAGGCCGTGCTCGGGAGCATCGCGTACGGGGTGCTGGAGCTGCACGTACCGCTGGTGCTCGTACTGGCCCACCAGTCCTGCGGGGCCGTGGCCGCGGCGGTCCACGCGGACGAGACGGGCGAGCCGCTCCCCGCCCACGTCCAGTACCTGGCGGAGCAGATCCGACCGTCCATAGACCGGGGCCAGGAGGGTGACGCCCGGGTCGACGCGACGATCAACGCGCACGTGCTCGGCGTCCGCCGACGACTGGCCGCGGAGCCCGACCTCGCGGGGAAGGTGGCGACGGGTGGACTGGCCGTCGTCGCAGCCCGCTACGAACTGCGCGACCAGCGGGTACGCACCCTGTCCTGA
- a CDS encoding ferritin-like domain-containing protein, translating to MPDLPPPAGKFFPRNLTARADYQVRGNPSGSRPESGVDNCFPGLEFDQRNLDTAFFPGLRVDFHRADGARVLSVAGGPPPPDGLADTDVSDDRRPLYVRALCGRTTVDQTEARAATVDCTGMDGLDVWRHVHDLLPGRIAVLIGPLPDRNFPGPPPGEPLDLNDPRLNNTGYVQRSGNGEVEAALLVADRARYLDDDGVIEPAAYRPGELTRSLCAPWQYDFRDCGCYYWAASKPDVTSSADGTVPEVNFLRRDRSDPPAPDKTSDIGGQRSDLELTYGDLVRDWNVLPVVLDDREQRDPDPAERAPAPRAVRAGRSGGADEMTPGQVADKLTELAGVEHALCVEYLYAHYSLNAPMRLPASADELTRRAHAAGQEVFSVAVDEMRHLRWVNEALDMLGRRPVLDRAEEIKREKVHRFGLERLTLQRLQWFVDVEAPSQSSSADPDDPSTVDGMYVELHAALVKHSDRFHDADRLTHLIKLIIDEGNDHWHRFRAVQGHLAGLTEQQFLRPLATETTDETDLELRRRSDEYYELLMGTLQASFARRDTAGGELMRRSRIVMQNMHETNHELAARGVGPLFTLPPMLRTRPAASAVAEAPWADGQFIRAASAAAARAREAIDALGNRAVREMAIRHQSDTESLIALLARLDGGMPQRTPAPSGLPGGGG from the coding sequence ATGCCCGACCTCCCACCCCCCGCCGGGAAGTTCTTCCCCCGCAACCTCACCGCCCGCGCCGACTACCAGGTCCGCGGCAACCCGTCCGGCAGCCGTCCCGAGAGCGGCGTCGACAACTGCTTCCCGGGGCTGGAATTCGACCAGCGCAACCTGGACACGGCGTTCTTCCCCGGACTGCGGGTCGACTTCCACCGCGCCGACGGCGCCCGGGTCCTGTCCGTGGCCGGCGGCCCCCCGCCCCCGGACGGGCTGGCCGACACCGACGTGAGCGACGACCGCCGTCCCCTGTACGTACGGGCCCTGTGCGGGCGTACCACCGTGGACCAGACCGAGGCACGGGCCGCAACGGTGGACTGCACCGGGATGGACGGCCTGGACGTCTGGCGCCACGTCCACGACCTGCTGCCGGGGCGGATCGCGGTACTGATCGGGCCGCTGCCCGACCGCAACTTCCCCGGCCCTCCGCCCGGCGAGCCGCTCGACCTCAACGATCCGCGGCTGAACAACACCGGCTACGTGCAGCGCAGTGGGAACGGCGAGGTGGAAGCCGCCCTGTTGGTGGCGGACAGAGCCCGGTACCTGGACGACGACGGGGTGATCGAGCCCGCGGCGTACCGGCCCGGTGAGCTCACCCGCAGCCTGTGCGCACCGTGGCAGTACGACTTCCGCGACTGCGGCTGCTACTACTGGGCGGCCTCCAAGCCGGACGTGACCAGCAGCGCGGACGGGACCGTCCCGGAGGTCAACTTCCTGCGCAGGGACCGCAGCGACCCGCCCGCACCCGACAAGACGAGCGACATCGGGGGGCAGCGATCGGATCTCGAGCTGACCTACGGCGACCTCGTGCGTGACTGGAACGTCCTCCCCGTCGTCCTCGACGACCGCGAACAGCGCGACCCGGACCCCGCGGAGCGCGCGCCCGCTCCCCGGGCCGTGCGCGCCGGCCGGAGCGGCGGGGCCGACGAAATGACGCCCGGCCAGGTGGCGGACAAGCTGACGGAACTGGCGGGGGTGGAGCACGCGCTCTGCGTGGAGTACCTGTACGCGCACTACTCGCTGAACGCCCCGATGCGGCTGCCCGCAAGCGCCGACGAGCTCACCCGCCGCGCCCACGCGGCAGGTCAGGAGGTGTTCTCGGTCGCGGTCGACGAGATGCGGCACCTGCGGTGGGTCAACGAGGCGCTCGACATGCTCGGACGGCGACCGGTGCTCGACCGTGCGGAGGAGATCAAGCGCGAGAAGGTGCACCGGTTCGGTCTGGAGCGCCTCACGCTGCAACGGCTGCAGTGGTTCGTCGACGTCGAGGCCCCCAGCCAGAGTTCGAGCGCGGACCCCGACGACCCGAGCACCGTTGACGGCATGTACGTCGAACTGCACGCGGCTCTGGTCAAACACAGCGACCGGTTCCACGACGCCGACCGGCTCACCCACCTGATCAAGCTCATCATCGACGAGGGCAACGACCACTGGCACCGGTTCCGCGCCGTCCAGGGCCACTTGGCCGGCCTGACCGAGCAGCAGTTCCTGCGTCCACTCGCCACCGAGACCACGGACGAGACGGACCTGGAGCTGCGCCGGCGCAGCGACGAGTACTACGAGCTGCTGATGGGGACGCTCCAGGCATCCTTCGCACGGCGCGACACGGCCGGCGGTGAGCTGATGCGGCGCAGTCGCATCGTGATGCAGAACATGCACGAGACCAACCACGAGCTCGCGGCGCGCGGCGTCGGCCCCCTGTTCACCCTGCCGCCCATGCTCCGGACGCGGCCGGCCGCGTCCGCCGTCGCCGAAGCCCCATGGGCCGACGGCCAGTTCATCCGAGCGGCCTCGGCGGCCGCGGCCCGGGCACGCGAGGCGATCGACGCCCTCGGCAACCGAGCGGTCCGGGAGATGGCGATCCGCCATCAGAGCGACACCGAATCGCTGATCGCGCTCCTCGCCCGGCTCGACGGGGGCATGCCGCAGCGCACGCCCGCCCCGTCGGGCCTGCCCGGTGGCGGCGGGTGA
- a CDS encoding DUF7144 family membrane protein has product MGQSTPTGGNWNTGPAPGTAPLSSGGDGTGGAVGTFFAAVLLVVTGCLAIFQGIAAIAEDDVYARLGSYVFEFDLTAWGWIHLIVGLVVVLTGVGLFLGSNVARGAGIALASLSIIVNFLWLPYQPWWSIIIIAIDVFIIWSLCTSWSHKPA; this is encoded by the coding sequence ATGGGCCAGTCGACACCGACCGGGGGAAATTGGAATACCGGCCCCGCGCCGGGCACCGCACCGCTGTCCAGCGGTGGCGACGGAACCGGAGGAGCGGTCGGCACGTTCTTCGCCGCGGTCCTCCTCGTCGTGACCGGATGCCTCGCGATCTTCCAGGGCATCGCGGCCATAGCCGAGGACGACGTGTACGCGCGCCTCGGCAGCTACGTCTTCGAATTCGACCTGACGGCCTGGGGCTGGATCCACCTCATCGTCGGACTCGTCGTCGTCCTGACCGGAGTGGGCCTGTTCCTCGGCTCGAACGTCGCCAGGGGCGCGGGCATCGCCCTCGCCAGCCTCAGCATCATCGTGAACTTCCTGTGGCTGCCGTACCAGCCGTGGTGGTCGATCATCATCATCGCGATCGACGTGTTCATCATCTGGTCCCTGTGCACGAGTTGGTCGCACAAGCCCGCGTGA